The DNA region ATTCTCAAACAGAATGTGCATTACAAAGCAATGGCGGCTCAATCAGCACAGCAAACGCTAAAGTCAGTTGGCGAGTCAATTACAGCTTATAACGGACTGGTAAAAGCTTATTACAACGGTGAGGTTGATAAACCATCTTTACCAAAGTATCGAAAAAAAGGAGGACTAGCGGCTGTTACATTTCCGCGTCAGGCTTTAAGCTTCAAAGAAGGATATTTTAAACCTTCAGTCAGCAAAGAAAGTAAACCAGAATTGCTGACTGAGATTAAGTTATATCTTCCAGAGTTTATCGATTCTGACTGGGTTAAAGAAGTAACTGTGCGTCCAAATTTAGGACAATTATGGATTGATTGGGTAATTGATGATGGTAAAGAGCCAATAGAAAATAATCCCCAATTAGATTACACGCAAGCGTGGAGTTTTGACCACGGCGGTTCTAATTGGTTGACAGGTGTCTCAACCCGTGGGAAAAGTTTAATTATTGATGGTCGCAAACTCAGATCATTAAATCAAGGATATTCGCGTTTAGTTGCTAAATACAAGCAAGGAAAATCAGATTTTTATTGGGATTCCAATCTTGATAGAGTGCAGCGCAAACGGAATAATCAAATGCGAGATGCGATTAACAAAGCAGCAAGGTTTATTGTTAATCAGTGTCTTAACGACAAGGTGGGCAATATTGTTATTGGTTGGAATGCTGGACAGAAGCAAAATTCCAACATGGGAAAAAGAAATAACCAGAATTTTGTAATTATTCCTACCAGTCGGTTAATTGAGCGACTTAAACAACTCTGCCCAGAGTACGGAATTACTTTAACAATTACTGAAGAGGCATACACCAGCAAGGCATCATTTCTTGATTGCGACTCCCTACCCAGGCATGGCGAAAAGCCAGAAGGGTGGAAAGCATCAGGGAAGAGGATAGAACGAGGTTTGTACAAAAGTCGTGATGGCTTCATTATCAATGCAGACTGCAATGGTAGCGCCAACATCATGAGAAAAGTAGCCACACAGCTAGGTTTAGACTTAGCCGAGGTGGGTAGGGCAATTTTGACAGTGCCACAACGAATTGATTTGTTCAAGAGATTAAATAAATCATATCGTAAACGTTGCGAAGTGCGGCTTATAGCCGCCGTAGCAACATCAGTTTAGAATCCTCCGACTTCTAGTCGGAGGAGATGTCAAGGATTTGAAATAAGCATTGAGCTTGGGTAATAGTTCATCAAGAATTGGTTTAAATCTGCTTACATGTTCATTTGTCAATAACTGTCTGGCGTAGGCTAACCTCAACCAGCTGATAGTTTCATATAGAGACCCTCTCGCAATCTTGACAAAACGTCGATTGTCTTGGTCATTGTACCTACCTCTACCTTCTGCAATGTTTACACAAGTACTATCAGCAGACCGAACAATTTCAGGGTTAGCGCATCTCAAACCCTATTGACACGGTGGTTTTGGGGTTCAACCAAAGCACAAATAAGTTCAAAATTACTACACTGAGCCAAGGGGTGGGATTGACATTTTCGTATTTATGTGGTCAAAAAACATAAAAAGCTATTTGACCCATGTTTTTTCAATCATTTACGACAATTTGTCCTATTTTGAATGAAAAACTGATATTCAGATAGAGTTTTAAGCTTTTTGTCTGTATCAAGAGCTACAAAATTAGATGCGCTTACCCTGCGAACAATTTGCTTGCCTATTGTATCTTTAGTGAAATTGTCCCATGATTTAACAATACGCCAAATCTCATTAGCTAGCTTTTCAGCAAGTTGATAAACTTCTAAATCCTCAAAATCAGGTCTTCTCACAAAATTCTATTGATCAATAAATGATCAATAGTTCCCAATTCTCAATGCCCAATGCCCAATGCCCAATGCCCAATGCCCCATGCCCAATTTACCTCGTAATTCTCCGCATATAATTCCCCCACAATTGAGCTGCTTGAGCGCTGCTACCAGATGTAGGGGAATTATTATCGTTTCCCAGCCAGACACCGGTTACAAGCCGCCG from Nostoc commune NIES-4072 includes:
- a CDS encoding RNA-guided endonuclease InsQ/TnpB family protein, which gives rise to MYKTCSIRAKFNDEETAFWLNQCENANSLINCALYEAKKIHYAKLQENGNAFTTYWRGDDLRSGWKTYRCTTTYPELDLILKQNVHYKAMAAQSAQQTLKSVGESITAYNGLVKAYYNGEVDKPSLPKYRKKGGLAAVTFPRQALSFKEGYFKPSVSKESKPELLTEIKLYLPEFIDSDWVKEVTVRPNLGQLWIDWVIDDGKEPIENNPQLDYTQAWSFDHGGSNWLTGVSTRGKSLIIDGRKLRSLNQGYSRLVAKYKQGKSDFYWDSNLDRVQRKRNNQMRDAINKAARFIVNQCLNDKVGNIVIGWNAGQKQNSNMGKRNNQNFVIIPTSRLIERLKQLCPEYGITLTITEEAYTSKASFLDCDSLPRHGEKPEGWKASGKRIERGLYKSRDGFIINADCNGSANIMRKVATQLGLDLAEVGRAILTVPQRIDLFKRLNKSYRKRCEVRLIAAVATSV
- a CDS encoding four helix bundle protein, which codes for MRCANPEIVRSADSTCVNIAEGRGRYNDQDNRRFVKIARGSLYETISWLRLAYARQLLTNEHVSRFKPILDELLPKLNAYFKSLTSPPTRSRRILN
- a CDS encoding four helix bundle protein; the protein is MRRPDFEDLEVYQLAEKLANEIWRIVKSWDNFTKDTIGKQIVRRVSASNFVALDTDKKLKTLSEYQFFIQNRTNCRK